The candidate division WOR-3 bacterium genome includes the window CCAGCACCCAATGGTGCATTATGGCATAGCAATGTACCCAGGGATTATATTCCCGACCATAATGGCACAACAGTCTCAATTCCACCGGGCGATTCAATTACAATAACTATGCCTTTTACCACCCATCCTAACTGGAATAAATCGCATTGCAAGATAAAAACATGGATTCAAAACGATGTAATGCAACCTGATTCAACAAAGGAAATATGGCAGGGTGCGATAGTTAATCTACTTGAACTCGGTATTGAAGAAAATCCAGGCAAGAAGTGTGAAAAATTAAGTCTACAGGTTTTCCCCAACCCCTGTCCGCGCACCGATGCCCTGCACTTCTATTTTCCATATCCAACCGACTACAAAATTTCAATATATGACTGCACCGGAAGGGAGATAAAGAATATTTCAGGTAATGCCAAATCGGTTAAATGGGATTTAAAAAACAACCAAGGGTATAAAGCTAAACCCGGTGTTTATTTTTACCGTTTTGTAGATAAAAAAATAATATT containing:
- a CDS encoding T9SS type A sorting domain-containing protein translates to MYMHPWLWYDGNQHGGTNYSQWESMIVNRMNQPAPVTIYLDGEYSPGSNSGTIYATYKNDSTATINGRVIFVITEDSLFYPAPNGALWHSNVPRDYIPDHNGTTVSIPPGDSITITMPFTTHPNWNKSHCKIKTWIQNDVMQPDSTKEIWQGAIVNLLELGIEENPGKKCEKLSLQVFPNPCPRTDALHFYFPYPTDYKISIYDCTGREIKNISGNAKSVKWDLKNNQGYKAKPGVYFYRFVDKKIIFSGKCVIE